A window of Haliscomenobacter hydrossis DSM 1100 contains these coding sequences:
- a CDS encoding TPR end-of-group domain-containing protein — protein MKNKIVAAFLALFAGMFGVHRFYLQRWWQGVMYIALFFITMMISIEEHAPVVMIPVVLGLIDALLFFVMPQEDFDEKYNKKRMQEQRTVRYSEEEEVEEDANTLMERPIKTAKAPQANKSGKKENKKEDFFKRIGIEQFRNLEFENAIDSFLKALEDNLTSPSVHFNLACCYSMIENTERALQSLEKAIENGFSDISKIHSHQALSFLRKQPEFQTFVANGYHLVKQLPEPQPNLLDTSGPALSNATKDVLDEVLHLGDLREKGLISEEEFVAQKRKLLS, from the coding sequence ATGAAAAATAAAATTGTAGCCGCTTTTTTAGCCTTGTTTGCGGGCATGTTCGGAGTCCACCGCTTTTATCTGCAACGCTGGTGGCAGGGGGTTATGTACATTGCCCTCTTTTTTATCACGATGATGATCTCCATCGAAGAACATGCTCCGGTAGTGATGATTCCAGTTGTACTAGGGCTCATTGATGCCTTGCTGTTTTTTGTCATGCCTCAAGAGGATTTTGATGAAAAATACAACAAGAAGCGCATGCAAGAACAACGCACTGTGCGCTATTCCGAAGAGGAAGAAGTGGAAGAAGATGCCAATACCTTGATGGAACGCCCAATAAAAACTGCCAAAGCGCCTCAAGCCAATAAATCCGGGAAAAAAGAGAACAAAAAAGAAGATTTTTTCAAGCGCATCGGCATTGAACAATTCCGCAACCTGGAATTCGAAAACGCGATTGATTCCTTTTTAAAAGCTTTAGAAGACAACCTCACTTCTCCGAGTGTCCACTTCAATCTGGCTTGCTGCTATTCCATGATTGAGAATACCGAAAGGGCTTTGCAAAGTCTGGAAAAGGCCATCGAAAACGGATTTAGCGACATTTCAAAAATTCATTCTCATCAGGCCTTGAGTTTCTTGCGCAAACAACCAGAATTCCAGACTTTTGTGGCCAATGGTTATCACCTCGTAAAACAATTGCCTGAACCACAACCCAACCTCTTGGACACCTCCGGACCAGCCCTGAGCAATGCGACCAAGGATGTACTGGACGAGGTACTGCATTTAGGTGACTTGCGCGAAAAAGGCTTGATCAGTGAAGAAGAATTTGTTGCCCAAAAAAGAAAACTGTTGAGTTGA